The following proteins come from a genomic window of bacterium:
- a CDS encoding NAD+ synthase: MSSVRLAMAQLNPMVGDLQGNRHKILHYLTLAKEAGADIVTFPELCICGYPPEDLLLNPSFIQDNLHILHQIREAVDGSLIACVGFADRGSDGRVYNAAALICQQEIKGIYHKIHLPNYGVFDEKRYFHSGNRCCLVEMAGITVGITICEDLWYPDIVGQLSRQGADLVINISSSPYHQGKRHLRERLFGRMARENQVFLAYTNLVGGQDELVFDGHSFVLNPEGHILARGKSFEEELLLVDFEVAALVRTRTIRQAQRPTKEEYAVQRLSLPIAVEEHRDPIPPRKPACLSPLAEVYQALLLGIRDYVRKNNFRKVAIGLSGGVDSALTATLAADALGSENVVGVIMPSQFSSPETQGDARRVADNLHIQHLELPIQDIHQTYLRGLAEIFCHHPPDVTEENLQARIRGNLLMALSNKFGWLVLTTGNKSETSVGYCTIYGDMAGGFAAIKDVPKTLVYHLSRYRNKKAGYDLIPQTILDRPPTAELAPNQKDQDVLPPYPLLDAILRRYIEKDESLAQIVAAGYDPEMVRRVLTMVDRNEYKRRQAPPGIKITPKAFGRDRRMPITNGYWLNRH; encoded by the coding sequence ATGAGCAGTGTACGTCTGGCTATGGCCCAGCTTAACCCGATGGTCGGGGACCTCCAGGGCAACAGGCATAAGATTCTGCATTACCTTACCCTGGCCAAAGAGGCAGGTGCGGATATTGTGACCTTTCCGGAGCTGTGCATTTGCGGCTATCCCCCCGAAGACCTGCTCCTGAATCCCTCCTTCATTCAGGACAATCTCCATATCCTTCATCAGATCCGGGAGGCTGTTGATGGATCCCTCATCGCCTGCGTGGGATTTGCCGACCGGGGAAGTGACGGAAGGGTTTATAATGCCGCCGCCCTGATCTGCCAGCAGGAGATCAAGGGTATCTACCACAAGATTCATCTGCCCAACTACGGGGTGTTTGACGAAAAGCGCTACTTTCACTCAGGGAACAGGTGCTGCCTGGTGGAGATGGCTGGAATCACCGTGGGCATTACAATCTGTGAGGACCTGTGGTACCCGGATATTGTCGGGCAGTTGAGCCGCCAGGGGGCTGACCTGGTCATTAATATTTCCTCCTCCCCCTATCATCAGGGCAAAAGGCACCTTCGTGAGCGTCTGTTCGGCAGGATGGCCAGGGAAAATCAGGTCTTTCTGGCTTATACCAATCTGGTAGGCGGACAGGATGAGCTGGTTTTCGATGGGCACAGTTTTGTTTTGAATCCTGAAGGACATATTCTGGCCAGGGGCAAATCTTTCGAGGAGGAACTGCTGTTGGTTGACTTTGAGGTAGCCGCCCTGGTTCGCACCCGAACCATCCGGCAGGCACAGAGGCCGACGAAGGAAGAGTATGCGGTTCAAAGGCTCTCCCTGCCGATAGCCGTTGAAGAGCATCGCGACCCTATTCCTCCCCGCAAACCTGCCTGCCTTTCTCCTCTGGCTGAGGTTTACCAGGCACTGCTCCTGGGAATCCGGGATTACGTGCGGAAAAACAACTTCCGGAAAGTGGCCATTGGCCTGAGCGGAGGTGTTGACTCTGCCCTGACCGCCACTCTGGCCGCAGATGCCCTCGGAAGTGAGAATGTTGTCGGAGTGATCATGCCCTCCCAGTTTTCCTCTCCTGAAACCCAGGGGGATGCCCGGCGGGTGGCTGATAACCTGCATATTCAGCACCTTGAGCTTCCGATTCAGGACATCCATCAGACATATCTGCGGGGCCTTGCCGAAATCTTCTGCCACCATCCGCCCGATGTGACCGAAGAGAACCTCCAGGCGCGGATCAGGGGCAATCTGCTGATGGCCCTGTCGAACAAATTCGGCTGGCTGGTATTGACCACCGGCAACAAGAGCGAAACCAGTGTCGGCTACTGCACCATCTATGGCGATATGGCCGGTGGATTTGCGGCCATCAAGGATGTGCCCAAGACCCTGGTCTACCACCTGTCCAGATACCGGAACAAGAAAGCAGGCTATGACCTGATACCCCAAACCATCCTGGACCGTCCGCCCACGGCTGAGCTTGCTCCCAACCAGAAAGATCAGGATGTGCTCCCTCCCTACCCTCTGCTGGATGCCATCCTGCGGCGCTATATCGAAAAGGATGAGTCCCTGGCACAAATTGTGGCCGCAGGCTATGACCCGGAGATGGTCAGGCGGGTCTTGACCATGGTTGACCGAAATGAATACAAGCGCCGTCAGGCCCCGCCAGGCATCAAGATCACTCCCAAAGCCTTCGGCAGGGACCGGCGCATGCCCATAACCAATGGCTATTGGCTCAATAGGCATTAA